One Betta splendens chromosome 16, fBetSpl5.4, whole genome shotgun sequence genomic window carries:
- the LOC114843678 gene encoding inactive phospholipase C-like protein 2 isoform X2, protein MPTERKISSASDCISAMVDGSELKKVRSNSRIYHRYFLLDADMQSLRWEPTKKESEKAKIDVKSIKEVRTGKNTDTFRTNGTYDQISEDCAFSVVFGENYESLDLVANTADVANVWVTGLRYLISYGKHTLNMMETSQNSMHLSWLGELFDKADSNNSKQITICAAVQLVKKLNPGLKNVKIELKFKELHKLNDKACPDVTKDEFIEVFHDLSTRPEIYFLFVQFSSNKEIMDTKDLMIFLEAEQGMAQVSEDTSLEVIQKYELSKEGQAKGWLSLHGFTNYLMSPECHIFDPEQKTVCQDMNQTLSHYYINSSHNTYLIEDQFRGPSDVTGYIRALKMGCRSVELDVWDGPDNEPVIYTGHTMTSQIVFRSVIDVINKYAFVASEFPLILCLENHCSLKQQRVMFQHLKKILGDKIHLDPPKTEDDYLPSPNDLKGKILLKGKKLSTNCMASEGEVTDEDEGAEMSQRMSIESEEQQTIAPKKFQLSKDLSDLVTLCKSVEFKDFSVSFQGQKYWELCSFNEVFASRCASEFPGEFVNYNKKFLARVYPSPMRIDSSNMNPQDFWKCGCQIVAMNYQTPGLMMDLNIGWFRQNGNCGYVLRPAIMREQVSYFSANTKDSVPGVSPQLLHIKIISGQNFPKPKGSGAKGDVVDPYVYVEIHGIPADCAEQRTKTVNQNGDNPLFDESFEFQINLPELAMVRFVVLDDDYIGDEFIGQYTIPFECLQPGFRHVPLQSLTGELLPHTLLFVHVAITNRRGGGKPHKRGLSVRKGKRSREYASMRVLLIKAVDEVFKTALLPLREATDLRENMQNAIASFKELCGLSAVANLKQCILALSPRLIGPDNGPLVVFNLSDQYPNLEPQVLLPEVLKKVTITYEMVIQTSKTLLESSDGVCDRILQTQKAAMEFHENLHNLAVKEGLKGRKLHKAVESFTWNITILKGQADLLKHARSEVQENLKQIHYAAITCNLNKGGACGGSAGSESRSRRSLEAIPEKATGEEELTDEDN, encoded by the exons ATGCCAACGGAGAGGAAAATCAGCAGTGCAAGCGACTGCATCAGTGCAATGGTGGATGGCTCTGAGCTGAAGAAAGTACGATCCAATTCACGCATTTACCACCGCTACTTTCTCCTGGACGCTGATATGCAGTCTTTGAGATGGGAACCCACAAAGAAAGAATCAGAAAAGGCCAAGATTGACGTAAAATCTATCAAGGAGGTTCGCACCGGGAAAAATACAGACACTTTTAGAACTAATGGAACCTATGACCAGATATCGGAGGACTGCGCTTTCTCAGTTGTCTTTGGGGAAAACTACGAGTCTCTGGACCTGGTGGCAAACACTGCTGATGTAGCCAATGTATGGGTTACAGGGCTGCGGTACTTGATTTCCTATGggaaacatacattaaatatGATGGAGACCAGTCAGAACAGCATGCACTTATCATGGCTAGGCGAACTTTTTGACAAGGCAGACAgtaacaacagcaaacaaataACTATATGTGCCGCTGTGCAGCTGGTCAAGAAGCTTAACCCCGgacttaaaaatgtgaaaatagaACTAAAGTTTAAGGAGCTTCACAAATTAAATGACAAAGCATGTCCTGATGTGACAAAAGATGAGTTCATTGAAGTCTTTCATGATCTTTCTACCAGGCCAGAgatttattttctctttgttcAGTTTTCCAGCAACAAAGAAATTATGGACACCAAGGACTTAATGATATTTCTAGAGGCTGAGCAAGGCATGGCACAAGTCAGTGAGGACACCAGCTTAGAGGTGATTCAGAAGTATGAACTGTCTAAAGAGGGCCAGGCCAAAGGATGGCTGTCTCTCCATGGGTTTACTAACTATCTTATGTCGCCAGAGTGCCACATATTTGACCCAGAACAAAAAACTGTCTGCCAAGATATGAACCAGACCTTGTCCCACTATTACATTAATTCATCCCACAACACATACCTGATAGAAGACCAATTTAGAGGTCCCTCAGATGTGACGGGGTATATTCGTGCCCTTAAGATGGGCTGCCGCAGCGTCGAGCTGGATGTGTGGGATGGGCCTGACAATGAACCCGTCATTTACACTGGTCACACTATGACTTCACAGATAGTTTTCCGCAGCGTCATTGATGTCATCAATAAGTATGCCTTTGTGGCATCAGAGTTTCCACTGATACTTTGTTTAGAAAATCATTGCTCCCTAAAACAGCAGAGAGTTATGTTTCAGCACCTAAAGAAAATCCTTGGAGACAAGATCCACCTGGATCCTCCTAAAACTGAGGACGACTATCTTCCATCTCCCAATGATCTAAAGGGGAAAATCCTTCTGAAGGGTAAAAAACTGAGTACAAACTGCATGGCTTCAGAAGGCGAGGTGACGGACGAGGACGAAGGTGCAGAGATGTCTCAAAGGATGAGTATTGAGTCTGAAGAACAACAAACCATTGCACCCAAGAAATTCCAGCTTTCAAAAGACCTCTCCGATCTCGTGACTTTGTGCAAGTCTGTGGAGTTCAAAGACTTCTCAGTGTCTTTCCAGGGCCAGAAGTACTGGGAGCTCTGCTCCTTTAATGAGGTCTTTGCCAGTCGCTGTGCCAGTGAATTCCCAGGTGAATTTGTTAACTATAACAAGAAGTTTCTGGCGCGAGTTTACCCCAGTCCCATGCGGATTGACTCCAGCAACATGAATCCACAGGATTTCTGGAAGTGTGGTTGTCAGATTGTGGCAATGAATTACCAAACTCCAGGCTTGATGATGGATTTAAACATTGGCTGGTTCCGTCAAAATGGGAATTGTGGTTATGTGCTGCGACCAGCTATCATGAGAGAGCAGGTTTCATATTTTAGCGCCAACACTAAGGATTCAGTGCCTGGTGTTTCTCCACAGCTCTTGCACATCAAGATCATCAGTGGACAAAACTTCCCTAAGCCCAAAGGCTCAGGCGCCAAAGGAGATGTAGTAGACCCATATGTATATGTGGAGATACATGGCATTCCTGCTGACTGTGCAGAACAAAGGACTAAAACAGTTAACCAGAATGGGGACAACCCCTTGTTTGATGAGAGTTTTGAGTTCCAGATTAATCTTCCAGAACTTGCAATGGTGCGATTTGTGGTGCTAGATGACGACTACATCGGGGATGAATTCATCGGCCAATATACAATTCCCTTTGAGTGTCTTCAGCCAGGCTTCCGCCATGTACCACTGCAGTCATTGACGGGGGAGCTTTTGCCACATACCTTGTTGTTTGTTCATGTGGCCATAACCAATCGAAGAGGAGGTGGCAAACCACACAAAAGGGGACTTTCTGTACGGAAGGGCAAGAGGAGCAGAGAGTATGCCAGCATGAGAGTGCTATTGATCAAGGCTGTGGATGAAGTCTTTAAAACAGCCTTGCTGCCACTGAGGGAAGCAACAGACCTCAGAGAAAACATGCAG AATGCGATAGCGTCTTTTAAAGAGCTCTGTGGCCTTTCGGCAGTGGCTAACCTGAAGCAGTGCATCTTGGCCCTTTCCCCTCGACTGATTGGACCCGACAACGGTCCGCTCGTGGTGTTCAACCTCAGTGATCAGTACCCCAATTTGGAGCCTCAGGTCCTTCTACCAGAGGTCCTCAAGAAAGTCACAATCACATATGAGATG GTGATCCAGACCAGCAAGACTCTGCTGGAGAGTTCTGATGGGGTGTGCGACAGAATCCTTCAAACCCAGAAAGCAG cAATGGAGTTCCATGAGAACCTCCACAACTTGGCTGTGAAGGAAGGCTTGAAGGGTCGGAAGCTACACAAGGCAGTGGAGAGCTTCACGTGGAACATCACCATTCTGAAG GGCCAGGCAGACCTACTGAAGCATGCCAGAAGTGAAGTCCAGGAGAACCTTAAGCAGATTCACTACGCCGCAATCACCTGTAACCTGAACAAAGGTGGAGCATGTGGCGGCTCTGCTGGCTCAGAGTCCAGGAGCAGACGCAGCCTCGAGGCCATTCCTGAAAAGGCCACCGGTGAGGAGGAGCTCACTGACGAGGACAACTGA
- the LOC114843678 gene encoding inactive phospholipase C-like protein 2 isoform X1, which produces MLQAPMAESGEDGSLPPLTVGDAAVAGDEAAGKTRCEGSVSNGECGMCENMVGSGSTDAPGSHAEVDAANTSVGSDAKSEIPRRSSIIKDGSRQRKERKKTVSFSSMPTERKISSASDCISAMVDGSELKKVRSNSRIYHRYFLLDADMQSLRWEPTKKESEKAKIDVKSIKEVRTGKNTDTFRTNGTYDQISEDCAFSVVFGENYESLDLVANTADVANVWVTGLRYLISYGKHTLNMMETSQNSMHLSWLGELFDKADSNNSKQITICAAVQLVKKLNPGLKNVKIELKFKELHKLNDKACPDVTKDEFIEVFHDLSTRPEIYFLFVQFSSNKEIMDTKDLMIFLEAEQGMAQVSEDTSLEVIQKYELSKEGQAKGWLSLHGFTNYLMSPECHIFDPEQKTVCQDMNQTLSHYYINSSHNTYLIEDQFRGPSDVTGYIRALKMGCRSVELDVWDGPDNEPVIYTGHTMTSQIVFRSVIDVINKYAFVASEFPLILCLENHCSLKQQRVMFQHLKKILGDKIHLDPPKTEDDYLPSPNDLKGKILLKGKKLSTNCMASEGEVTDEDEGAEMSQRMSIESEEQQTIAPKKFQLSKDLSDLVTLCKSVEFKDFSVSFQGQKYWELCSFNEVFASRCASEFPGEFVNYNKKFLARVYPSPMRIDSSNMNPQDFWKCGCQIVAMNYQTPGLMMDLNIGWFRQNGNCGYVLRPAIMREQVSYFSANTKDSVPGVSPQLLHIKIISGQNFPKPKGSGAKGDVVDPYVYVEIHGIPADCAEQRTKTVNQNGDNPLFDESFEFQINLPELAMVRFVVLDDDYIGDEFIGQYTIPFECLQPGFRHVPLQSLTGELLPHTLLFVHVAITNRRGGGKPHKRGLSVRKGKRSREYASMRVLLIKAVDEVFKTALLPLREATDLRENMQNAIASFKELCGLSAVANLKQCILALSPRLIGPDNGPLVVFNLSDQYPNLEPQVLLPEVLKKVTITYEMVIQTSKTLLESSDGVCDRILQTQKAAMEFHENLHNLAVKEGLKGRKLHKAVESFTWNITILKGQADLLKHARSEVQENLKQIHYAAITCNLNKGGACGGSAGSESRSRRSLEAIPEKATGEEELTDEDN; this is translated from the exons GATGGCTCAAGACAACgtaaagaaaggaagaaaactGTATCATTTAGCAGCATGCCAACGGAGAGGAAAATCAGCAGTGCAAGCGACTGCATCAGTGCAATGGTGGATGGCTCTGAGCTGAAGAAAGTACGATCCAATTCACGCATTTACCACCGCTACTTTCTCCTGGACGCTGATATGCAGTCTTTGAGATGGGAACCCACAAAGAAAGAATCAGAAAAGGCCAAGATTGACGTAAAATCTATCAAGGAGGTTCGCACCGGGAAAAATACAGACACTTTTAGAACTAATGGAACCTATGACCAGATATCGGAGGACTGCGCTTTCTCAGTTGTCTTTGGGGAAAACTACGAGTCTCTGGACCTGGTGGCAAACACTGCTGATGTAGCCAATGTATGGGTTACAGGGCTGCGGTACTTGATTTCCTATGggaaacatacattaaatatGATGGAGACCAGTCAGAACAGCATGCACTTATCATGGCTAGGCGAACTTTTTGACAAGGCAGACAgtaacaacagcaaacaaataACTATATGTGCCGCTGTGCAGCTGGTCAAGAAGCTTAACCCCGgacttaaaaatgtgaaaatagaACTAAAGTTTAAGGAGCTTCACAAATTAAATGACAAAGCATGTCCTGATGTGACAAAAGATGAGTTCATTGAAGTCTTTCATGATCTTTCTACCAGGCCAGAgatttattttctctttgttcAGTTTTCCAGCAACAAAGAAATTATGGACACCAAGGACTTAATGATATTTCTAGAGGCTGAGCAAGGCATGGCACAAGTCAGTGAGGACACCAGCTTAGAGGTGATTCAGAAGTATGAACTGTCTAAAGAGGGCCAGGCCAAAGGATGGCTGTCTCTCCATGGGTTTACTAACTATCTTATGTCGCCAGAGTGCCACATATTTGACCCAGAACAAAAAACTGTCTGCCAAGATATGAACCAGACCTTGTCCCACTATTACATTAATTCATCCCACAACACATACCTGATAGAAGACCAATTTAGAGGTCCCTCAGATGTGACGGGGTATATTCGTGCCCTTAAGATGGGCTGCCGCAGCGTCGAGCTGGATGTGTGGGATGGGCCTGACAATGAACCCGTCATTTACACTGGTCACACTATGACTTCACAGATAGTTTTCCGCAGCGTCATTGATGTCATCAATAAGTATGCCTTTGTGGCATCAGAGTTTCCACTGATACTTTGTTTAGAAAATCATTGCTCCCTAAAACAGCAGAGAGTTATGTTTCAGCACCTAAAGAAAATCCTTGGAGACAAGATCCACCTGGATCCTCCTAAAACTGAGGACGACTATCTTCCATCTCCCAATGATCTAAAGGGGAAAATCCTTCTGAAGGGTAAAAAACTGAGTACAAACTGCATGGCTTCAGAAGGCGAGGTGACGGACGAGGACGAAGGTGCAGAGATGTCTCAAAGGATGAGTATTGAGTCTGAAGAACAACAAACCATTGCACCCAAGAAATTCCAGCTTTCAAAAGACCTCTCCGATCTCGTGACTTTGTGCAAGTCTGTGGAGTTCAAAGACTTCTCAGTGTCTTTCCAGGGCCAGAAGTACTGGGAGCTCTGCTCCTTTAATGAGGTCTTTGCCAGTCGCTGTGCCAGTGAATTCCCAGGTGAATTTGTTAACTATAACAAGAAGTTTCTGGCGCGAGTTTACCCCAGTCCCATGCGGATTGACTCCAGCAACATGAATCCACAGGATTTCTGGAAGTGTGGTTGTCAGATTGTGGCAATGAATTACCAAACTCCAGGCTTGATGATGGATTTAAACATTGGCTGGTTCCGTCAAAATGGGAATTGTGGTTATGTGCTGCGACCAGCTATCATGAGAGAGCAGGTTTCATATTTTAGCGCCAACACTAAGGATTCAGTGCCTGGTGTTTCTCCACAGCTCTTGCACATCAAGATCATCAGTGGACAAAACTTCCCTAAGCCCAAAGGCTCAGGCGCCAAAGGAGATGTAGTAGACCCATATGTATATGTGGAGATACATGGCATTCCTGCTGACTGTGCAGAACAAAGGACTAAAACAGTTAACCAGAATGGGGACAACCCCTTGTTTGATGAGAGTTTTGAGTTCCAGATTAATCTTCCAGAACTTGCAATGGTGCGATTTGTGGTGCTAGATGACGACTACATCGGGGATGAATTCATCGGCCAATATACAATTCCCTTTGAGTGTCTTCAGCCAGGCTTCCGCCATGTACCACTGCAGTCATTGACGGGGGAGCTTTTGCCACATACCTTGTTGTTTGTTCATGTGGCCATAACCAATCGAAGAGGAGGTGGCAAACCACACAAAAGGGGACTTTCTGTACGGAAGGGCAAGAGGAGCAGAGAGTATGCCAGCATGAGAGTGCTATTGATCAAGGCTGTGGATGAAGTCTTTAAAACAGCCTTGCTGCCACTGAGGGAAGCAACAGACCTCAGAGAAAACATGCAG AATGCGATAGCGTCTTTTAAAGAGCTCTGTGGCCTTTCGGCAGTGGCTAACCTGAAGCAGTGCATCTTGGCCCTTTCCCCTCGACTGATTGGACCCGACAACGGTCCGCTCGTGGTGTTCAACCTCAGTGATCAGTACCCCAATTTGGAGCCTCAGGTCCTTCTACCAGAGGTCCTCAAGAAAGTCACAATCACATATGAGATG GTGATCCAGACCAGCAAGACTCTGCTGGAGAGTTCTGATGGGGTGTGCGACAGAATCCTTCAAACCCAGAAAGCAG cAATGGAGTTCCATGAGAACCTCCACAACTTGGCTGTGAAGGAAGGCTTGAAGGGTCGGAAGCTACACAAGGCAGTGGAGAGCTTCACGTGGAACATCACCATTCTGAAG GGCCAGGCAGACCTACTGAAGCATGCCAGAAGTGAAGTCCAGGAGAACCTTAAGCAGATTCACTACGCCGCAATCACCTGTAACCTGAACAAAGGTGGAGCATGTGGCGGCTCTGCTGGCTCAGAGTCCAGGAGCAGACGCAGCCTCGAGGCCATTCCTGAAAAGGCCACCGGTGAGGAGGAGCTCACTGACGAGGACAACTGA